From one Oxobacter pfennigii genomic stretch:
- a CDS encoding YheC/YheD family protein: MWVNIEIISGNNREISLPIPLAEKLNDDVTVSFGLIDVAAKVYGAIDLTMRGGVEFEEPLLIKLTSRLARLLNIKNTSVYRMKYDKYNIILGPSIGLLLGNKNYMYSPEHMVKYTDRFGIYNKIGGFICAFSPESIDWEELVAYGLYYNYNKRDWQYGRFPIPSSIYRRDFHSHPHDIERLITATGGKLFNSWRFTKYNLYNYLKKHEELSKKLPATESTKDYETVKKFINKYGKVILKPVSLSRGRGICIIRKENDVYNIFDYRSKDPVKLILDERLLRGFFRYNSMFFERYIMQELLSLAKVDGGLFDIRVVMQKDSSAKWKCSGIECRVAGKDSLITNISRGGYAMHLDEAFIKAFPESNYEELKQSLNDLCYKLCIYMDETRHHFAEFGIDIAIDEDKRFWIIEVNVFPSFKGFKDMDYETYLDIRYTPLYYAAWLSGFDLDSGGGGNDAI; encoded by the coding sequence ATGTGGGTTAATATAGAGATTATCTCAGGCAATAACAGGGAAATATCACTGCCTATACCATTGGCTGAAAAGCTTAATGATGATGTTACTGTAAGTTTTGGATTAATAGATGTGGCCGCAAAGGTGTACGGCGCCATTGATTTAACTATGCGGGGGGGAGTGGAGTTTGAAGAACCCCTTTTAATAAAACTGACTTCACGGCTTGCCCGGCTGCTAAATATAAAAAACACATCGGTATACCGCATGAAATATGATAAATATAACATCATACTGGGGCCATCCATAGGCTTGCTTTTAGGAAACAAAAACTATATGTACAGTCCGGAGCATATGGTAAAATACACTGATCGCTTTGGGATATACAATAAGATAGGCGGATTTATTTGCGCTTTTTCCCCCGAGAGCATTGACTGGGAAGAGCTTGTAGCCTATGGGCTTTATTATAATTACAACAAAAGAGACTGGCAGTATGGACGATTTCCCATTCCTTCATCTATATACAGGAGGGATTTTCATTCCCATCCCCATGATATAGAAAGGCTTATAACTGCGACAGGGGGAAAACTATTTAATTCCTGGCGCTTTACGAAATACAATCTTTATAATTATCTGAAAAAACATGAGGAGCTTAGTAAAAAACTTCCTGCGACGGAATCTACAAAGGACTATGAGACTGTAAAGAAATTTATCAATAAATACGGCAAGGTTATTTTAAAGCCTGTTTCCCTGTCCCGGGGCAGGGGAATATGTATTATAAGGAAAGAAAATGATGTATACAATATTTTTGACTACCGTTCAAAGGACCCTGTAAAGCTGATACTGGATGAAAGGCTTTTAAGGGGCTTCTTCAGATACAATTCCATGTTTTTTGAAAGATATATAATGCAGGAGCTTTTATCTTTGGCAAAGGTAGACGGCGGATTGTTTGATATAAGGGTAGTAATGCAAAAAGACAGTTCCGCCAAGTGGAAATGTTCGGGCATTGAATGCAGGGTTGCAGGTAAAGACAGCCTTATAACAAACATATCCCGGGGAGGATATGCGATGCATCTTGATGAAGCCTTTATAAAGGCTTTTCCTGAAAGTAATTATGAGGAATTGAAGCAAAGTTTAAATGATTTATGCTATAAACTTTGCATATATATGGATGAAACAAGGCATCATTTTGCCGAGTTCGGTATTGATATTGCCATAGATGAGGATAAAAGGTTCTGGATTATAGAAGTAAATGTATTTCCAAGCTTTAAAGGGTTTAAGGATATGGACTACGAGACTTATCTTGATATCCGCTATACCCCCTTATACTATGCTGCCTGGCTATCCGGTTTTGATTTAGACAGCGGAGGAGGTGGAAATGATGCTATATAA
- the asnS gene encoding asparagine--tRNA ligase, whose protein sequence is MEATLIKSLYRETQNYINQTVTISGWVRTIRDSKTFGFIELNDGSFFKNVQIVFGDALDNFKEISKLSVSSSIIVEGILEETPNAKQPFEIKAAKIAIEGLSDPAFPLQKKKHSFEFLRTIAHLRPRSNTFSAVFRVRSIAAYAIHKFFNERGFVYVHTPIITGSDCEGAGQMFKITTLDLNDVPKDHDGKIDYAEDFFGKETNLTVSGQLSAETYALAFRNVYTFGPTFRAEKSYTARHAAEFWMIEPELAFADLEDNMEIAEDMVKFIINYVRENAPEEMEFFNKFIDNGLSERLDNVVNSDFGRVTYTEAIDILKKSKENFEYPVEWGIDLQTEHERYITEKVFKKPVFVTDYPKDIKAFYMRLNDDNRTVAAMDLLVPGVGEIIGGSQREERLQVLTGRMAEMGLNEEDYWWYLELRKYGGTRHSGFGLGFERVIMYLTGMSNIRDVIPFPRTTGSAEF, encoded by the coding sequence ATGGAAGCAACTCTGATTAAAAGTCTCTACAGGGAAACGCAAAACTACATAAATCAGACGGTTACAATATCAGGATGGGTGAGGACCATCAGGGACTCTAAAACCTTTGGCTTCATTGAGCTAAATGACGGCAGTTTCTTTAAAAATGTCCAGATTGTTTTTGGAGATGCTCTTGATAATTTCAAGGAAATTTCAAAGCTTTCTGTCAGCTCTTCCATAATAGTAGAAGGTATTTTAGAAGAAACGCCCAATGCAAAGCAGCCCTTTGAAATAAAAGCAGCTAAAATTGCTATCGAGGGTCTGTCAGACCCGGCATTTCCTTTGCAGAAGAAAAAGCATTCCTTTGAATTCTTAAGAACCATTGCCCATTTAAGGCCGAGAAGCAATACCTTTTCTGCGGTTTTCAGGGTAAGGTCCATTGCCGCCTATGCCATACATAAATTCTTTAATGAAAGAGGATTTGTATATGTTCATACACCTATTATAACCGGCAGTGACTGTGAGGGCGCGGGACAGATGTTTAAGATTACCACTTTGGATTTAAATGATGTGCCAAAGGACCATGATGGAAAGATTGATTATGCTGAAGACTTCTTCGGAAAAGAAACCAACCTTACGGTAAGCGGTCAGCTATCCGCCGAAACTTATGCCCTGGCGTTCAGGAATGTTTACACCTTCGGACCTACCTTCAGAGCAGAAAAATCATATACGGCAAGGCATGCCGCAGAATTCTGGATGATAGAGCCGGAACTTGCTTTTGCTGACCTTGAAGATAATATGGAAATAGCCGAAGACATGGTTAAATTCATTATCAACTATGTAAGGGAAAATGCTCCTGAGGAGATGGAGTTTTTTAATAAATTTATAGACAACGGCTTGAGTGAAAGGCTGGATAACGTCGTTAATTCAGACTTCGGTAGGGTTACCTACACGGAAGCTATTGATATATTAAAAAAGTCAAAGGAGAACTTCGAATATCCGGTAGAGTGGGGAATTGACCTTCAAACAGAGCATGAAAGATATATAACCGAAAAGGTATTTAAAAAACCCGTATTTGTCACTGACTATCCAAAAGATATAAAGGCTTTTTATATGAGGCTCAATGACGATAACAGGACAGTGGCGGCTATGGACCTTTTAGTGCCGGGAGTAGGCGAAATAATAGGCGGAAGCCAGAGGGAAGAAAGGCTTCAGGTATTGACGGGCAGAATGGCTGAAATGGGCTTGAATGAAGAAGATTACTGGTGGTATTTAGAACTTAGAAAATACGGCGGTACCAGGCATTCAGGCTTTGGTCTCGGTTTTGAGCGGGTAATAATGTATTTGACGGGAATGTCAAACATAAGAGATGTAATCCCCTTCCCTAGGACTACAGGCTCGGCAGAATTTTAG
- a CDS encoding ATP-dependent Clp protease ATP-binding subunit translates to MKLCSICNKNVATIYTAKIENGKSEMVGICMECAKKMGLPVINQLMQQAGISPDEFQNLTEQMNTMFQDMGTEDTNAVNPFMNILKDQLPLDKEGTEPKEQSPDIPPPINMKDMPKVKQKSETGRIKKKFLDTYGINLTDKAINHEVDRVIGRHREIDRVIQILNRRTKNNPILIGEPGVGKTAIAEGLAVRIAEKEVPVKLFDAEVYLLDLTSIVAGTQFRGQFEGRMKSIIDEAKQFGNIILVIDEVHNIIGAGEAQGGAMNAANILKPALARGEIQVIGATTLDEYRKNIEKDSALERRFQPVLVEEPTVEETIEILKGIKKYYEDYHHVEITDEIIEAAAILSERYITDRYLPDKAIDVIDEASSRANLKNLGLVELKALQQELKDMQDKMQEAASSTDYEKAARYKMEESKLQNKIKEIEQICKEVKLTLEDIAFVIESWTKIPVQSITEEETQKLLGLEDRLHNRVIGQHDAITALSRAIRRNRLGFRKKKKPSSFIFVGPTGVGKTELVKALACELFGSEEALIRIDMSEYMEKHTVSKLIGAPPGYIGYDEGGQLTEKVRRRPYSVILLDEIEKAHPDVFNMLLQILEDGRLTDSQGRTVHFDNTVIVMTSNAGTNFKQAGIGFAKDDYNVLESRVKDALKEYFRPEFLNRVDDVIVFKSLTREELLEITDLMLKEVMEEVKEKKITLTVSDEVKDFILKHGYDEKYGARPLRRTIQKYIEDEITEQYLLKKFTDGSSITIKLIDDKIVIQ, encoded by the coding sequence TTGAAACTGTGTTCAATATGCAATAAGAACGTTGCAACTATATATACAGCAAAAATCGAAAACGGCAAATCGGAAATGGTAGGAATATGTATGGAGTGCGCAAAGAAGATGGGACTTCCTGTTATAAACCAGCTCATGCAGCAGGCAGGAATATCCCCCGATGAATTCCAGAATCTTACCGAACAGATGAATACCATGTTTCAGGATATGGGTACCGAAGATACCAATGCCGTGAACCCTTTTATGAATATTTTAAAGGATCAGCTCCCATTGGATAAAGAAGGCACAGAACCCAAGGAACAGTCCCCTGACATCCCTCCCCCTATTAATATGAAGGATATGCCCAAAGTAAAACAAAAAAGTGAAACGGGCAGAATTAAAAAGAAATTCTTGGACACTTATGGAATCAACCTGACAGATAAAGCTATAAATCATGAAGTGGACAGGGTTATCGGAAGACATAGGGAAATAGACAGGGTCATACAAATATTAAACAGGCGTACAAAGAACAATCCCATTCTTATAGGCGAGCCAGGGGTAGGTAAAACCGCCATTGCCGAAGGTCTTGCTGTAAGAATTGCCGAAAAGGAAGTTCCGGTAAAGCTCTTTGATGCTGAAGTATATCTTTTGGATTTAACCTCCATCGTGGCCGGAACCCAATTCAGGGGCCAGTTTGAAGGCCGTATGAAATCCATAATAGACGAAGCCAAACAATTCGGCAATATAATACTTGTTATTGATGAGGTTCATAATATAATAGGCGCCGGTGAAGCCCAGGGCGGCGCCATGAATGCCGCCAACATTTTAAAACCGGCACTGGCCCGGGGAGAAATACAGGTTATAGGCGCCACCACTCTTGATGAATACAGAAAAAACATTGAAAAGGATTCTGCATTGGAGAGAAGGTTCCAGCCGGTATTAGTTGAGGAGCCTACGGTAGAGGAAACAATCGAAATATTAAAGGGAATTAAAAAATATTACGAGGATTATCATCACGTTGAAATAACCGATGAAATTATAGAAGCAGCAGCAATATTATCCGAGAGATACATAACGGACAGGTATCTTCCGGATAAAGCCATTGATGTAATAGATGAAGCCAGCTCCAGGGCAAACCTTAAAAATTTAGGTTTGGTTGAACTAAAAGCCTTGCAGCAGGAATTAAAAGATATGCAGGATAAAATGCAGGAGGCAGCCAGCAGCACCGATTATGAAAAGGCTGCAAGATACAAGATGGAGGAGTCAAAGCTTCAGAACAAAATCAAGGAGATTGAACAGATTTGCAAGGAAGTAAAGCTTACTTTAGAAGATATAGCCTTTGTCATAGAATCATGGACAAAAATTCCTGTTCAAAGCATAACGGAAGAAGAGACTCAAAAGCTTTTAGGTTTAGAAGACAGGCTCCATAACCGGGTTATAGGACAGCACGACGCCATAACGGCATTATCAAGAGCCATAAGGCGTAACCGCCTAGGCTTTCGGAAGAAGAAAAAACCATCCTCCTTCATATTTGTAGGGCCGACGGGAGTAGGAAAAACAGAGCTTGTAAAAGCCTTGGCCTGCGAGCTCTTCGGAAGCGAGGAAGCCCTTATAAGAATAGATATGTCCGAATATATGGAAAAGCATACGGTATCAAAGCTAATCGGTGCTCCTCCGGGATATATAGGCTATGATGAAGGGGGACAGCTTACAGAAAAGGTAAGAAGAAGGCCTTATTCGGTAATCCTTCTTGATGAAATAGAAAAGGCCCATCCCGATGTATTCAACATGCTTTTGCAGATACTTGAAGACGGAAGGCTGACAGACAGTCAGGGAAGGACAGTTCACTTTGACAATACGGTAATTGTAATGACTTCCAATGCCGGCACTAATTTCAAACAAGCGGGCATAGGGTTTGCAAAGGATGACTACAATGTGCTGGAAAGCAGGGTTAAAGATGCCCTTAAAGAATATTTCAGGCCTGAATTTTTAAACAGGGTGGATGATGTTATAGTATTTAAATCCTTAACCCGTGAAGAACTCCTTGAAATCACAGACCTTATGTTAAAAGAAGTCATGGAAGAGGTAAAGGAAAAGAAAATAACCCTTACCGTTTCCGATGAAGTAAAAGATTTCATCCTAAAGCACGGCTACGATGAAAAATACGGTGCCCGTCCCCTAAGAAGAACCATACAAAAATATATAGAAGATGAAATAACCGAGCAGTATCTTTTAAAGAAATTTACCGACGGTTCAAGCATCACAATAAAGCTCATAGATGATAAAATAGTTATCCAATAA
- a CDS encoding YheC/YheD family protein → MMLYKLLICDEQGSKIYVSQEIETVKGEVNGRINLYAGNKRISADIIKDKNLNKDEFKISRDVLKALHLPLNIKYQVRINKEGIRFGPVLGLLMAKYKGGLTKGKLELLNQYGNLYPITGGLIMAFSVEGMDFDKGVIEGYALKMGVGNGKLTWHKGIFPFPEAVYERVNPPEDIRLKLKEVTDNRMFNSYYFDKWQFYNMMSDALELKGHIPQTRYYSDFNDVDIMLQSFNSIYLKPAKGTLARGIASVSKLDGSYIFHLKQFIKPEAPKSKDKAESFINRIIKSKGYIVQQAVIPLKVRDRNTSFRVIMQKDETKKWGCTCIIALISGAGNICSNWGDEMAFEDLLIKNLKLGKERVNKIRKEIIELCTKACKLIDREDENYGDIGFDVIVDDKYKIWILEANKKHYHTVPLWIGDKKSFQSIKSNVMKYLTALSGFDILTGTN, encoded by the coding sequence ATGATGCTATATAAATTGCTGATTTGTGATGAACAGGGCAGCAAGATATATGTATCTCAAGAAATTGAAACAGTAAAAGGAGAAGTGAATGGAAGGATAAATTTATATGCAGGAAACAAAAGGATATCAGCAGATATAATAAAAGATAAAAATCTCAACAAAGATGAATTCAAAATTTCCAGGGATGTATTAAAAGCTCTGCATCTTCCTTTGAATATAAAATACCAGGTGAGGATTAATAAGGAAGGAATACGCTTCGGACCTGTGTTGGGGCTATTAATGGCAAAATATAAAGGAGGCCTTACTAAGGGAAAGCTGGAGCTTTTAAATCAATATGGAAATTTATACCCAATAACCGGCGGCTTAATTATGGCATTCAGTGTGGAAGGAATGGATTTTGACAAGGGAGTCATAGAAGGATATGCCTTAAAGATGGGAGTAGGAAATGGAAAATTAACCTGGCATAAAGGCATATTCCCTTTTCCGGAGGCTGTATATGAACGCGTCAATCCTCCGGAGGATATAAGGCTTAAGCTTAAAGAAGTAACGGATAACAGGATGTTTAATTCCTATTATTTTGACAAATGGCAGTTTTATAATATGATGTCTGACGCTTTGGAATTAAAGGGGCATATACCTCAAACAAGATATTATTCGGATTTTAATGATGTTGATATAATGCTTCAAAGCTTTAATTCCATTTATCTAAAACCTGCAAAAGGCACATTGGCAAGAGGAATAGCCAGCGTTTCAAAACTGGATGGAAGTTATATATTTCATCTGAAGCAATTTATAAAACCCGAAGCACCAAAATCAAAGGATAAAGCTGAAAGCTTCATAAATAGGATAATAAAAAGTAAAGGCTATATTGTCCAGCAGGCAGTAATTCCCCTGAAAGTCAGGGACAGAAATACAAGCTTCAGGGTGATAATGCAAAAGGATGAAACCAAGAAGTGGGGATGCACCTGCATAATTGCTTTAATTAGCGGCGCAGGAAATATATGCTCAAACTGGGGAGATGAAATGGCATTTGAGGATTTGCTGATAAAAAATTTAAAGCTCGGCAAAGAGAGGGTCAATAAAATAAGAAAGGAAATTATTGAACTGTGCACAAAAGCATGTAAGTTAATTGACAGGGAGGATGAAAACTACGGAGATATAGGCTTTGATGTAATAGTGGATGATAAATATAAAATATGGATTTTAGAAGCCAATAAAAAGCATTATCATACAGTGCCTCTGTGGATTGGTGATAAAAAATCATTCCAATCCATCAAGTCAAATGTGATGAAATATCTGACAGCTTTAAGCGGCTTTGATATTTTGACGGGAACTAATTAA
- a CDS encoding FAD-dependent oxidoreductase produces the protein MNNDTAVKEIRLPETPESYWTSSTPKTPYPALQEDLNVDVAVVGGGMAGITSAFLLKKEGLKVAIIEAGRILQGTTGHTTAKITSQHGLIYHKIKKQLGKEMARQYAQANEDALNFIAGIIKEKNIDCNFERQSAYCYTQSDQYVEQISDEVKTASELGINASYAEEIPLPIDIKCAVRFDNQARFHPLKYLLPISRDITDSGSYIFENTRAVDIKEGDTVTVVTENGRKVNAKYLIIASHYPFVNMEGLYFSRLFPERSYALGIKIKEKFPGGMYITAEEPTRSLRHQNLDDNELIIVSGEHHKTGQGGNTAGHYEALRSFAVQTFEVLDIPYRWSTQDYSTPDGIPYAGHFTSKTPNIYVATGFGKWGMTNSTASAIIIKDLITKGSSPWEDVYNPSRFTPIASAPVFIKENINVAEELISGKLQPVPDSVDIKNGEAGIIEVDGKRTGAYRDDKGQLHLVDTTCTHMGCELQWNDGEKSWDCPCHGSRFTYEGHIIEGPALKPLKSPESQS, from the coding sequence ATGAATAATGACACTGCCGTAAAAGAAATAAGGCTTCCTGAAACACCTGAATCCTACTGGACATCTTCTACGCCAAAAACCCCTTATCCGGCACTGCAGGAAGATTTAAATGTTGATGTTGCTGTTGTGGGAGGCGGCATGGCGGGGATTACATCAGCTTTTCTGCTGAAAAAGGAAGGTTTAAAAGTCGCAATAATTGAAGCCGGCCGCATACTTCAAGGCACAACAGGCCATACAACGGCAAAAATAACTTCCCAGCACGGACTTATATATCATAAAATAAAGAAACAGCTGGGTAAAGAAATGGCCAGGCAATATGCACAGGCAAACGAGGATGCCCTTAATTTTATTGCCGGCATCATAAAAGAAAAAAATATCGATTGCAATTTTGAAAGGCAGTCAGCCTACTGTTATACTCAATCCGACCAATATGTGGAGCAGATTTCCGATGAGGTAAAAACAGCCTCGGAACTTGGAATCAATGCATCGTATGCGGAAGAAATTCCTTTGCCCATTGATATCAAGTGTGCAGTACGCTTTGATAACCAGGCAAGGTTTCATCCCTTAAAATACCTGTTGCCTATTTCCCGGGATATAACAGACTCCGGCAGTTATATTTTTGAAAATACCCGGGCTGTGGATATCAAAGAGGGAGATACTGTCACTGTCGTTACTGAAAATGGTAGAAAAGTTAATGCAAAATATCTTATCATTGCCTCTCACTATCCCTTTGTAAATATGGAGGGTTTATATTTCTCCAGACTGTTTCCCGAAAGGTCTTATGCCTTAGGGATTAAAATTAAAGAAAAATTTCCCGGGGGCATGTATATTACAGCTGAAGAGCCCACCCGTTCCTTACGCCATCAGAATCTCGATGATAATGAGCTTATAATTGTTTCGGGAGAGCACCACAAGACAGGCCAGGGCGGCAATACGGCAGGCCATTATGAAGCATTAAGAAGCTTCGCGGTGCAGACATTTGAAGTTTTGGATATACCTTACCGCTGGTCCACACAGGACTATTCCACTCCTGACGGCATACCTTATGCCGGCCATTTCACTTCCAAAACTCCTAACATATATGTAGCCACAGGATTCGGCAAATGGGGCATGACCAACAGTACGGCTTCCGCGATTATTATTAAAGACCTTATTACAAAGGGCAGCAGCCCCTGGGAAGATGTATATAACCCATCCAGGTTTACACCTATAGCTTCGGCGCCGGTATTCATAAAGGAAAATATTAATGTGGCTGAAGAGCTTATCTCCGGCAAGCTGCAACCTGTACCTGACAGCGTTGACATTAAAAACGGAGAGGCTGGAATTATAGAAGTTGACGGCAAGAGGACAGGAGCATACCGGGATGATAAAGGCCAGCTTCATCTTGTTGATACTACATGCACGCATATGGGCTGTGAGCTTCAGTGGAATGATGGGGAAAAGTCCTGGGATTGCCCCTGCCATGGTTCAAGGTTTACCTACGAAGGCCATATAATTGAAGGGCCTGCATTAAAACCTCTGAAATCCCCGGAAAGCCAGTCATAA
- a CDS encoding ABC-F family ATP-binding cassette domain-containing protein, with amino-acid sequence MSILNVENVSHGFGARRILEDVSFRLLKGEHVGLVGANGEGKSTFLNIITGKLMPDEGKVEWCNRITTGYLDQHTILSRGVSIRDVLRGAFQHMFDLEKEMLTLYEKMAEASEEELSVMMEDVGQIQSTLENNGFYIIDAKIEEVANGLGLGEIGLDRDVADLSGGQRTKVLLTKLLLESPMILILDEPTNYLDDNHIVWLKQYLKNYENAFILVSHDMVFLNDVINVIYHVENGELTRYTGNYDQFMQQYELKKQQHMQAYEKQQKEIDRLEDFIARNKARVATTGMAKSRQKQLDKMEKLEKTKEKIRPSFKFREARVPGRFIFQAENLVIGYDEPLTKPMTIALERGQKVAIRGVNGLGKSTLLKTLLGIIKPVSGSVKLDDYLYPGYFEQESHRDNYNTAMDEIWNEYPGLTNYEVRQSLAKCGLTNEHITTQMAVLSGGENAKVRLCKLMLKDVNWLVLDEPTNHLDVDAKEELKKAFKEFKGTILLVSHEPEFYQDWVTDIWNVENWTTKVV; translated from the coding sequence ATGAGCATATTGAATGTAGAAAATGTAAGCCATGGTTTTGGTGCAAGAAGGATACTTGAAGATGTTTCCTTTCGCCTTTTAAAGGGTGAGCACGTCGGCCTTGTAGGAGCAAACGGAGAAGGAAAGTCAACCTTTTTAAATATAATAACAGGAAAATTAATGCCTGATGAAGGCAAGGTGGAATGGTGCAACAGGATTACAACGGGATATCTGGATCAGCACACTATTTTATCACGAGGAGTGTCCATAAGAGATGTATTAAGAGGTGCTTTTCAGCACATGTTTGACCTTGAAAAAGAAATGCTAACCCTATATGAAAAAATGGCTGAAGCATCAGAAGAAGAGCTGTCTGTCATGATGGAGGATGTAGGGCAGATACAAAGCACATTGGAAAATAACGGCTTTTATATCATAGATGCCAAAATAGAAGAAGTTGCAAACGGTTTAGGCCTGGGGGAAATAGGCTTGGACAGAGATGTTGCTGATTTAAGCGGCGGCCAGAGAACAAAGGTTTTATTGACAAAGCTTCTTTTGGAGAGCCCTATGATTCTCATACTTGACGAGCCTACCAATTACCTTGATGATAACCATATAGTATGGCTTAAGCAATACCTTAAAAATTACGAGAATGCTTTTATACTTGTATCACATGATATGGTTTTTTTAAATGATGTAATAAACGTCATATACCATGTTGAAAATGGGGAATTGACAAGATATACAGGCAATTATGACCAATTTATGCAGCAGTATGAGCTAAAGAAGCAGCAGCATATGCAAGCCTATGAAAAACAGCAGAAAGAAATTGACCGTCTGGAGGATTTTATTGCCCGCAATAAGGCAAGAGTTGCTACCACAGGCATGGCAAAGAGCAGGCAAAAGCAGCTGGATAAAATGGAGAAGCTTGAGAAAACTAAGGAAAAAATAAGGCCATCATTTAAGTTCAGAGAAGCAAGGGTTCCGGGAAGGTTTATATTCCAGGCTGAGAATCTTGTGATAGGATACGATGAGCCCCTTACAAAGCCTATGACCATAGCTTTGGAAAGAGGTCAAAAGGTAGCCATAAGAGGAGTCAACGGGCTGGGGAAATCCACTCTTTTAAAGACTCTTTTAGGAATAATAAAGCCTGTTTCCGGCAGCGTAAAACTTGATGATTATTTGTACCCTGGGTATTTTGAGCAGGAATCTCACAGGGATAATTACAATACGGCAATGGATGAGATATGGAATGAATATCCCGGACTTACCAATTACGAAGTCCGGCAGTCCCTTGCAAAATGCGGACTTACAAACGAGCATATTACAACCCAGATGGCGGTATTAAGCGGCGGAGAAAACGCAAAGGTAAGGTTATGTAAACTTATGCTTAAGGACGTAAACTGGCTGGTATTGGATGAACCTACAAATCATCTGGATGTCGATGCAAAGGAAGAACTGAAAAAAGCCTTTAAGGAGTTCAAGGGCACAATTCTTTTGGTAAGCCATGAGCCTGAGTTTTATCAGGACTGGGTTACGGATATCTGGAATGTGGAAAACTGGACGACAAAAGT